The following proteins come from a genomic window of Polyodon spathula isolate WHYD16114869_AA chromosome 44, ASM1765450v1, whole genome shotgun sequence:
- the LOC121305742 gene encoding vesicle-associated membrane protein 2, with product MSAPAAGEGGAPAGPTPPPNLTSNRRLQQTQAQVDEVVDIMRVNVDKVLERDQKLSELDDRADALQAGASQFETSAAKLKNKNWWKNMKMMIILGVICAIILIIIIVYFST from the exons AT gTCTGCCCCAGCAGCAGGAGAGGGGGGAGCCCCCGCAGGACCCACCCCGCCCCCAAATCTGACCAGCAACCGCAGACTGCAGCAGACCCAAGCACAGGTCGATGAG GTGGTGGACATCATGCGTGTCAATGTGGACAAGGTCCTGGAGAGGGACCAGAAGCTGTCCGAGCTGGACGACCGGGCAGACGCACTGCAGGCTGGAGCCTCCCAGTTTGAGACCAGTGCGGCCAAACTCAAGAACAAGAACTGGTGGAAGAATATGAAG atGATGATTATCCTGGGAGTGATATGTGCAATCATTCTCATCATTATAATTG TGTACTTCAGCACCTAA
- the LOC121305621 gene encoding aurora kinase B-like: MSIKENLPPASTSTPQFLTPLGIGGPQRVPKSSSGASVRTVAVSGPGRVMAEPPAQEQFSLKDFDIGRPLGKGKFGNVYLARDREINFILALKVMFKSQIEKEGVEHQLRREVEIQSRLRHPNILRFYNYFHDRKRVFLMLEYAPRGELYKELQRCQRFDEQRSATYIEEVSDALQYCHEQKVIHRDIKPENLLLGFRGELKIADFGWSVHAPSMRRKTMCGTLDYLPPEMIEGKTYSENADLWCVGVLCYEFLVGTPPFETASHSETYTRITKVDMQFPSIVSPGAQDLISRLLRHCPSMRLPLKKVLEHTWVKTNSRRVLPPVYHPKS, encoded by the exons ATGTCTATCAAAGAGAATTTGCCCCCAGCTAGCACCTCCACACCGCAG TTTTTAACCCCTCTTGGGATCGGTGGTCCTCAGCGTGTCCCGAAGAGCAGTTCTGGAGCCAGTGTCCGGACCGTGGCAGTGTCGG GTCCTGGGAGAGTCATGGCTGAACCCCCTGCCCA GGAGCAGTTCTCTCTCAAGGATTTCGATATCGGCCGACCGCTGGGGAAGGGGAAGTTCGGGAACGTGTACCTGGCCCGGGACAGGGAGATTAACTTCATACTGGCCCTCAAGGTCATGTTCAAGTCCCAGATCGAGAAGGAGGGAGTGGAGCACCAGCTTCGCAGAGAGGTCGAGATCCAGTCCCGTCTCAG GCACCCCAACATCCTGCGCTTCTATAACTACTTCCACGACCGCAAGCGCGTGTTTCTGATGCTGGAGTACGCGCCGCGGGGGGAGCTGTACAAGGAGCTGCAGCGCTGCCAACGCTTCGACGAGCAGCGCAGCGCCACG tatatAGAGGAGGTGTCGGATGCCCTGCAGTATTGCCACGAGCAGAAAGTGATCCATCGAGACATCAAGCCAGAGAACCTGCTGCTGGGCTTCAGGGGGGAGCTCAAGATAGCGGACTTTGGCTGGTCTGTGCACGCGCCCTCCATGAG GCGTAAGACGATGTGCGGGACTCTGGACTACCTCCCCCCTGAGATGATTGAAGGGAAGACCTACAGTGAGAATGCAGACTTGTGGTGTGTGGGGGTGCTCTGCTACGAGTTCCTGGTCGGGACCCCCCCCTTTGAGACCGCCAGCCACAGCGAGACCTACACCCGGATCACCAAG gTGGACATGCAGTTCCCCAGCATCGTCTCTCCCGGCGCGCAGGACCTCATCTCCAGGCTCCTCAGGCACTGCCCCTCCATGCGGCTGCCCCTGAAGAAAGTGCTGGAGCACACCTGGGTGAAAACCAACTCTCGCAGGGTGCTGCCCCCAGTGTACCACCCCAAGAGCTGA